Proteins encoded in a region of the Hippocampus zosterae strain Florida chromosome 11, ASM2543408v3, whole genome shotgun sequence genome:
- the bnip4 gene encoding BCL2 interacting protein 4 yields MSIPKDAPSEESLQGSWVEFHFTQSISRHGSQELVMPTSTQQDDVENMLLDAQHESSRSSSGGSSECNSPRRALTPLVWKGSGGSSLQSDEDLQERRQEVEMMMKKNADWIWDWSSRPENNPPKEFLLKHPKRATALSMRNSSVMKKGGVLSPDFLQLFLPSLIISHILAIGLGIYVGKRLASHSTL; encoded by the exons ATGTCGATACCAAAGGACGCTCCTTCGGAGGAGAGTTTGCAAg gTTCGTGGGTGGAGTTCCACTTTACACAAAGCATCAGTCGCCACGGAAGCCAGGAGCTCGTCATGCCCACGTCCACTCAGCAGGATGACGTGGAAAACATGCTGCTGGACGCCCAGCACGAGTCGAGCAGGAGCAGCTCAGGTGGAAGCTCGGAGTGCAATAG CCCACGGAGAGCACTGACCCCCCTTGTGTGGAAAGGCTCTGGGGGAAGCAGCTTGCAG tcGGACGAGGACCTTCAGGAAAGAAGACAGGAAGTagagatgatgatgaagaaaaacGCAGACTGGATCTGGGACTGGTCCAGTCGACCCGAGAACAATCCGCCAAA GGAGTTCCTGCTCAAGCACCCCAAGCGCGCCACTGCGCTCAGCATGCGCAACAGCAGCGTCATGAAGAAGGGCGGGGTCCTCTCGCCCGACTTCCTGCAGCTCTTCTTGCCCTCTTTAATCATCTCGCATATACTCGCCATCGGCCTCGG gataTACGTCGGGAAGCGTCTGGCGTCCCACAGCACCCTCTGA